The window GACCTGCTGAGGCGGAgggctgtggtggtggtggcggcggcgctCCTCCTCCGGGTGCCGACGGAGGTGTTAAATCCAATCCTTCATTTGTTCTCAAACCCTCCTCAACTATTTGATCTGGATTTGTTTCTGGCCCCATATCAACTCCTAAATTGGAGATTTTCGATCTGCCTATCTCGAAATTCCACTCTTTGGCACACCCAATCAGTTCAGATCCTTCGACCCATCTCAATCATGAAAATCTGAGGAAATTTAGTGATGAAGCTACCCCAAGCTTTGATTCGAGTAAAAAGATTGATGAGATACCCATACCCTGCCACCGGATGCGGCGGATATGGATAACAACCACCGCCAGACCAAGGTGGCGGGTACGCCACACTTTTCCCAGCGGTGACAGGTTCATCTCCCTTCGATACGGTCGATGCCGGGGCTGTAATTTTGTCGGCGAACTTGTATGAGAAATTCAATTGCCCTTTGGGCTTACCAGAAGATGTCTTGAccgaggggaagaagagaaggagggctggagggggtggcggtggtggtggtggtggtggtggtggctgcggcggaagaaacagcagaaggagaagaagaagagggtaacatcgacattttaattttggggtAACCTTGCTTAACGTTAGGGGAAAGATTGacatttttgcaaaatttaggATGTACTTGCCTTTTCGAATAATTATAGGGTGtatccgtgaaatttgccctatCTATTTTGGTGGTCACCATGTagttcttatgtatatattcaAACAATTTCCGAAAACATTATGCGACACAAGGTAGTGTCGTATTGGTTTGACATTTAACTCGTGAATGGTTGAAGACATGGATAACATGTTCACAAGTTTTgggcccacacttccaaaaaCAGTTCATTGGGGGTGTAGGGGTGCAACTGGGCTCTGGTTTTATAGAACCAAAGCCCAACTCAAGGTGTgaaggcccagcccaaccttaGGCTGATGTTAATCTTCACATTAATGTTTTGAACTTTAGAGTGAATCTTGAGATTCCATGACCGTTGCAGAGATAGGCACATGATGGCTCCTCAAATGATAAGCAGCAGATTTGGTAAATGGAACGAAAAAGTCATCAGCAGTTGCTATTGTGAGCCTAACTTTAATGATTTCTGAGAGCAGTGACGTTGGTAAAGTTGTGCAACAAAATTAAGTTCCATTGCCTATTATTATCGATGAAATTTTGACAGTTGAGTCTTGTGTAAGTCCAGAAAAGGTCAAAGGCTCGACCCTCCATCCCCTGCCTTTCTTGATATATAGCAGTAGTAGTTATTTCCCTTGTCTGGCCAGTGTAGGTCTTACACCAAAggacctaaaaaaaaaaaaaagaaattttgacaGCTCGGCAACATGTTGCATACAGTAACTTGGTGGATTGGGATCCTCTTCAATAAGGAGATCGCATTTGACAGTTGGGTTGGCTGAACATGCACCGGCAAGTAAAAGATTTCGTCCAATGAGTGCTCAATGAGTATCCGACGGCTGGGCTGGCTGGAAGTGCACCGAGATGTAGAAGATTTGATTGGTTAAAAACTTGAAAGATCGGAAGACCAATCCATAAGGAAGAGATCGGCCTGGCCTTTCCTCTGCACATACATATGAGAGACAATCATTTgtcctatttttaccatttacaaggggaggaggggtatttatggaaacaaaataaacatgtgattggttcaaagatatatatatgttcACCTGCACATCCATTCTCAAGAGTCAAGACCATCTCTATGAGTGGATAACATCCCCCTAGGGGGCGAACGaaaccgggggggggggggggggtatcaTTGTGCAAGCCAACTCATctattggatgcctcattgggtgATCTCCTCCTTAGAGAGGATTCGGATCTTTAGCTTGGGAttccttttcccccttttctctcCCCTCAATTCACTTTGTCTCACACgtctttcccttcttctaaaTTCTCTCTGGAAAGCCATAAATGACCTCATCTTCCAAGGTATTTCAAAGACGTTATCAGACAAGCCGAATCTCTTTACCATGAATTCAACAGCATTTTTGCTAAGATGGAGGCCAAAACTATTGACCCTCCCCTGCCTCTCCTACACTGTAGCAACGCTGGTCCCCCCCTACTTCTCCATATATAAAGCTCAACACAGATGCTTCTTTCAACAAAGGACAAGGGGGTATTGGCTGTATTTTTCGCAATGACAAAGGCGAGATGGTCATGGCTCTCTCAGCTCCAGTCACTATCTCTTCTGCTCTTCAAGGGGAAGCCCTAGCAATCAGACGAGGCCTGCTATACGGTATCTTTGAAGGCATGGATTTTTTACAAGTAGAAACGGACTGCAAGGAGATCGTGGACTACCTCCAGCAGCACAAAACTCCAACTATTGGGATTCTTCCCATTATCAAGGACATCTCCTACTTAGCCTCTTGCTTTAgaattgttctttttcttttatttccagAGAGATTAACAGCGTAGTTGACTCCCTGGCTTGGAAAGGCCTGGCTTGTTCTTGTGAGGTAGTTTGGCATATCTCCTCTCCTTGGTTATCTGATGTCTGTATTTTGGATGCCTTGTGCCTGACAGGAATCAATAAATAAGTTTgcctcttaccaaaaaaataaataaaagaaaagaattctCTCTAAAATCTCATTTCTATCAGGTCCTTTGAAAATCGATATAACACCAATATGGACGGTCCGGATCACCATTTCACCGATATGGGATCGCTCAAGTATCAAGATCACTTTGTGTTGATATCAATCCGAATCGCCCATTACAAACGGTCCGATACCTAAATCCATGTTTcgcaaaacccccccccccccccaacccttaTTGCACATCTGCCCTTTTTATTTAAAGTAGTAAAAAATTGAATTCAGCTCACCTACAAAAAAGTGAGGGATGAGGGGACcaaggatctctctctctcattcttgaGTCTTGATTGATCTTTCAGGAAAAATGATTTTTCActtgaagggttttttttaaacttggaattctCCAAAGTGAAATCCCGAAGTGTATTGGTCACATTATAATTTATATCTGACCTAAATTATGAACCCACAAGTGACCAATGGAATGCCACAAACAGAAGCTCTCAGCCATTAATAGCAGAGATTCTTTCTCTAATTATATGTGTTGAGTATGGAGTATGGGACAAGTGGTAACAAGAAACACTTGGAAAGCTAGCCCCAATTGATGCCCGCTTTAACTTTTCTTGTTGGGATCCGTCCATACTCTAGACTGAATCATATCCGTTACTTACATGAGAGGACATGATGGACCCTCGAAAGAAAGCTTTGGGTCCCCCTTCTAGCTAAAGCCACCAAACACCAAACCAAAAATACATCATTATCATCGAATATTATAAAGTAGGACTCGAATTTCCTCCACCCACGATGAAAAGAGAATTTTTCTTCCATCCGATATTTCTATCTGATCCTTTCGATCATGCTCAAGAAAGCTATTTCGAACTATTGTAAGTAAAAGGTTGCTCAGGCCTAGGACGATTAAGATAGTCTCGATTCTGTTATATATTTAATGGGGTTTGATCTAGTGTATTAGCATTAGATTGGGTCAGTCTAATATGAGATAGATTTAAGAATTTGATTTAATGCGTTCCATCAACTCTGGAGTTTTTAATGTATCGATCAAATATCtaatatttggtatcagagccgaacaTTATATTATGAGTTTGAGTCACGGAAAAGACTACCTCGGAGAGGAATACCTAGAGTAAAGTGAAAATTGTCAAGAAAAGGCTACCTATTGCCAGGTAGAAATCCTGAGACAGAGTGAAACAGCTTGAAAAAGACTACCTATTGCCAGAATGAGAATTGCCGAGAACAACGAATGCGAAAGTGTGATGCCATGTTATATGCCAATGAAGATTTGATCTAGTGTATGAACACTAGATTGAGCCAATGAGGATTTGATCTAGTGTATTCCATCAActctggagcttttggtgtatcaatcaaatacctaacTAATATAAGGATTGAAGTCATCACTCCTTTTAAGCCCTTTTTAATACAGTGAGTATGACATTAAGCGTCCTTCTTCAGATGATGCCCAATAAAAGTATACTCCCCATGTTGATGCCAAGAATGCAaatcaaacacagcctaaaatTTTACAACTAGTTTTTGTTTTCGTCCATCCATGAAAAAATTCTTGctaaaaatagaattaaaagaagaaacGGATAAACAGATCCATCCAATGCTAAATTAATTTAGCCCATCCCTGCAATTCAATCATTATAAATATTGGTACATAAATTCCATCCACCTTATGTTATATACAAACTATAACTCGGAATTTAAATATGAaagttggaagaaaaaaaaaaaaatccacgtgaaataaatagtaaattcagaaaaaaaaaaaaaaaaaaaccaattttgcAGCAGAGCTCCGTCAGGCCTCAGCTCCTCTGTGCACAAATCAATCTGAGACTCTATCTATCTCTATTTGTCTGATGGAAATCTTCCAGACTTCCCCATTCTCTGCGGAACCATTCCCTTCCATTATTAATTCTTACCACTTATACCTCCATTGCTCCCTAAATCGTCTCAAGACTCCATCAATGGCAACATCAAACGCATCTTTAATACCCCCCAACCCCTCCTTCGGTTCAGCATACACAAATTTTGGTATGTAATCGATTATAGTCTCTCTCATTCTCCTCACTTCTTCTCTGCTAAACCTCTCAAGAACCCTTTTAATGGAGGTTCCATTCTTCACCTCGTTACGGTCCATAAACACAGAGTAACTCATAGGTTCACCAGGCAAGAACCACTCATACTGGTAGTAAGCCGTTCTCTTCCAGAAGAAGACTGGGATCGAACCGGCAACCATACAATCGAATATGGATCGTCTCGTGAAGCTATCACCCCTCGGTTGCAAGCAGAAATCCGAGTTCAAGAACATCTCCAGGATCGCCGAGGAACCGTTCGAGCAACGCGACCCGGCACAGTCCAGGGCGCGACACGAGTCCGACTCGTCACGACATTGTTGTAAAAGGATCCCCCGGAAGTCGTTCTTGAAAGCCAGACGCGCTGCTCCAGCAAAGCAGAAGAGGGTTGTGCGGTTGCGTGACCTCACGAAATCCTGCCAATGTCGTACGTCCGACTCGGTTCTGGGGTGGAACCCGGTTGGGTAGGGCACACCAACGTCGAAGTAATCCCAAGGGTTCCGCTCGATGAGGAGACGCGTGATGTTCCTCATAGCCGGCAGGTAGATGCAGCTGGAACCCCAATCGCCGTCGTTAGAGCGACGGAAATCCCAAGTGATACGGCCCATCATCATGAAATGATCCCAACCGTTGGATCGGTTCCAGAATGGTTGGTCACGGACCCAATTGAGCAGCATCTCGCAATGGAAGTCACGGTCGTGAGTGGTGGAATGGGACCAGAGATACTTACCGACGGCGAGTCCAGCGTAGAAAGGAAGGTAGAACGCAGAGGCCGAGCTCGGGTCAAGAGTCCGACACCGGTGCCCCAAAATGCGATTGTGGAAGATGATTTCCGACGCGAACTGGTCAGTCCAGTACCACGCAGGAATCAGACTTTTTGGAACAATTCCGTCAAGCCCAATCGCTCTCCGGCCAAATCCCCCGTTGGAGAGCACGTCACAGCGGGAGTTCCAAGGGTTCAAGTCCTGACAGCTACTGGAGAGTTCGCTGTTGAACATGGGAGGGAGATCGTAAACGTAGACCTTCCCGGAGCTGCATGGATCTCCGGAGGAACTATTGTTGATGACAGGGTTTCTGGGAAGGGAGAAATGACGGAGAGAGACAGACGCGGGGAGGGAATGAACCATGAAGAGTAGAAGGAGCTGCAGTATCAAAATGCTGAAGATGAGCCACGCCTTGGGGtgggtagagatgtaaacgtgGATCAAATAGAGAGTTGCTTTCTTTCGGTCTGCGGAGTCTGGGGTTTTGGGTCTTTTGAGGGACTGCAATTGCAGGTGATGCGGGGCTTCCGATGATTGAAGCATCAGAGACTATATATTCTCCCTAGCAATCCTCTGTGGATTTCCGGCGAATTTTACCGGAAAGAATGGTGTCTCGACCCCCGTATTAGCTCACCTTCCGGGGGTTTTATGCAGAGACGTCGATTCTGGCTGCTGTTACGGCTAACGAGATATGAACGGGACTGGTGGTGGGAGATGACTAGATGAGACTCGAGAAACTGAAGAGAAGTGGCACATAAAACGGGGTTGGGTTTGCTTTTGACCGGGAACAGAGCCAACCGACGACTCTGGCGGGCACGTGGCAGTAGCCTTCATATGGTTCTCCGGTGAACGCGGCGAGATGATTTAGAGGCGCCACGTAGGGGTGTATTTAGTGTATATCTAAAGATGTGAGTTCCAATATCACATTCTGAATTCGGAAGGCCCAGTCTGGAATCTGGACTGAAGATTATGATCCACGGGGCACCGTGTTAGTGTGCGAGTATGAATCTTTGTTTGATAGGGGCGGCGGTCGTAAGGTCCACGAAGTCCAAGGAGCTTAGCTGTATTGAACTATTTGATGGACACGAAGCTTTGCGCTTGTGCTCAGGCCTTTAGCTACTGCCGGCTCTACAATGTAGAAAAGCACGATTGCACCCTAAGAAGCGTGCGCTCGGTAGTTAAGCCGTCCGATTCATGGAAATTGTTGACTAATTGACTATTGTTGGTTTGTAGCTCAGTACGAGGTAATTATTTGGCGGGACTCGCGCTTAACGTTTGTAAATGTAAATCACATGCTCTTCATCGTAATAGGCATCCATGTATAGAAGCtctcttaccaaaaaacaaaatgtatAGAAGAAGGGACTCTTgtgcagctgtggcgggagctgcacagTGCTGCACCTAAACTACCCCAAATACTGAGGGGGAGGTAGTCATTTTGGATCCAGATCTCACGAtccagctgcccgtagcagcctgtgcgACGTGACACGACCATACGTGtgatgatcgccttacccccacacGGGCAAAGCGTTGGGtagggggtaaggcgatcattgcatgTGCGGCCCAGTTTATGTCGCGCAGACTAATACAAGCAACTGGACCATAGACGATCTGGATTGGATCATTTTACATGTAGggcccacctgtgaaatgattaCCTAACCCCTGATTTTGCTGTCGTTCAAGGCTGCATAAAATCCTTTTCCTAAAAGAAGCTCTCACcgtctttaccaaaaaaaaaaagagaagctcTCACCGTTAGGTTAAcgaaaacttaaaggaaaaaaagCTGGCACTAAATCGGAGAAAACTTAGGGATGAGAAATTGAAAATGCTCATAGAATATGAGAACCTACGAATTATTGAAAGCTtcatttaaagggaaaaaaaacacatcGAATATAAAAAAGTGGTATATGAGAAGCTGcgaatagggatgtaaatagatCGAATTTGGTCGAATAGTGGCATGATTATATTCGTATCCAATTAtgttcggacggattcggataatatcttatcagttttcggacggattcaaataattttcgaataatgattttttgaatacaggttctcctaaatggatatgaatagggattgaatacgatttttcgactatccgttgacatatttaccatttttatgataAGGGTTaggtttgagacttgagagttcagtaactaccatttcttctactcttcttaatcttttattctcttacgttttttatttttgattttttaatagatatgtaattccatgtatcgcattatcttaacttataaatttataaaaataagataacaaaattcaataaggtaacttaaaaggatagacaaacacaaagttatattttagatattttattaccgtcggactgCTAAGTAAATCGGATAATAATggatcggatagggggattattatattcgtatccgattaatttcggacggattcggattctcctaaacggatacgacacggatcgaatacggatttatgaatatccatttacatccctacctgcAAAGTTGATTTTTCTAAGATTAAAGTTAGAGTAAATTAGTctcctcccctcgattatgccctAATGATAGACCCTACCCCTGTATATTGAGTAATTACTCTATCACACCCCTTTTGATTGACGGTGTTAAAAATGCAAATAAAAGGACAATAATACCCTCAGCTCCCTATACCTTTGGTTTCAACGAATGAACCGATGAACCCAACTTGGCCGTGCTTATATTCAAGACCTACAACTTTGGATGAGGTAATCCAGATCGGATtaagatcctctactgccaagcagAGACTTGCCATCGTTCTGCCGTTGTTAATGGGATTGGCACGTGGACATATGATGATTGAACGatcatttttaaaatatttcaaaagttGTTTGTGAAACTTGGTTTTTCTCATCAAAGCAAGACGGACTAGTCAGGCAGACCACAAAAGACCAAACCAGTTCGGTTTCAAAACAATTTTGATTGCGATGGAGAAAAGGGGAAATCGTTCGACTCttctcgtcttcttcctctcatgcACTGAATCCAGGGATCCCACCTCGATATAACCAAGCCCTTCTGGATCCAATTCCTCCATGATCTGAGCTACATACTCCTCCCCCTGCTCTTTTAGTCTCACCAGTTTATTTGCAGACGCACCTAACTCGATAATCTGCATTTGAGGTTTTTCACAAATGATTAAacaggtttaaaaaaaatacagaattagAATGTCGTTTCTTTCTTAAACAAAAGCTACTGTATTGGATGAAAATCATAAGGGTTCCAAAAAAGTTTTCAAGTTTTCGGGAATTcgattaaaaatttcatccgaCAAGCGTTGCCAGCCAACGATGATGAAGGTTCCTATGTGATTATCTGTCAACATCTCTAaatccaaaaatgaaattatgtaATTACAGAAAAATTTTAAAGCCCATTAGTTGAAGTAGGCAGAAATTAggcagaggaagagggagagagtgagatTTTTAGAACAGGCAGGTTTGAGTTGTtggttttggtgtttttctCTTCTATATTTACCAAATCCGTTTAAATTAGATCTGACCCTCTTTCTTAAAATATTGTTTGAATGGTCACATGGTCAGATCTTCGTGTTTTCTAATCTTTCCATTTCTTGGAATATTTGATTTTGAGTTACTGAGAGTAAGAATCACTTAAACAAGATTGACTCAATTGACAGTAACTGTAGATAATAATGaaggagacagagagagacgaAGAACTGATTCAAATCAAATAAGGAgacgagaggaagaagacgatccATTATTTTTGAGTTTCAGTTAATTCGCTCCATAGCAAAATCCCTGTTTCAGTgcgtgagaggaagaagacgagaggAGTCGAAACCTAGgttatattttgttttgaaactcaaactGACCGGTCGGTTTTGGTCTATTGGGCTGGTCGGCTTGGGTTTGATCAGAGAATAAATCAGATATAGACATATAGTTGACTTTTAAATTGTTCTTAAGAGTAACCGTTGGATTGTAATAAGGCCACGTGTCACTCTCATAGATCTAGGCAAAACGATGGCAGGTCTctgcttggcagtagaggatctgaatccattCAAGACCTGCAACTCATATTCTCTCACTCACATTTCTCTTCGATTTCCACCATTTAGGTTAAAACTATCCATTATGTGCTTCGATTCCCCCTGTGCGAACTACAAATCGTCTGAGTTGAGGTGAAATGAGGAagatgggttttgttttttggggttttggaaaGAGAGTGGGTCACGATGATGATGGAGATTTGGTtaatggaagagaaagagagatgggttttgaaGTTTAGTGGAGAGATGGGTTCAGTTAGGGtgtatggagaagaagaagaagaaaaagaagaagaaggcgggAAAGAGACGGTTGCTGGACAGCGGCTGTGAGcagttaaccaaaaaaaaaaacaaaatggggttctgaacggagaagaaaagaagaatttcTCAGGTTTGCTCTTGATGAATGGTTTAGACAACTGCAGTGCGTCTCTTCAACAGTTTCATATCGATTTCAACTCACTTTCAGGTCATCTCCCAGAAACCCTGGTTTGGTTATCATCTTTGGAGCAGCTTTTAATGGCCGCCAATAAATTCTCTGGTCAGTTGAGCAAgtgttagagataaggataatctCTTCTCCTTATCAACTACTCTAGAAGAGTCCCACGGCTTAACGGATAAGAGCACCACCACGCACAAAGGATTATCACCTAATCCTGAACAGCTCAACCGATCAAAGGATAAGAGCATCACAGATGTTATCCATACTTCAACGTACAAGGCTGCTGCAGTTGTTGAGTTAAAATCAAACTCCTCCAAGCTTAAGGATCATGACCAAGTTCATCCTAACTATAAGACCTGCTGTACTTATCCATCTCATGAGATTAACCATTGTAACCTCATCAAACCTATCTCTAATAATCTATAtatagagaggagagatgaAGGCTAATAGTGTGGAAAAATACAAGATCTGTGGACGTAGGTTTCCAGTGAAACCGAACCACATTAAAAACATTATtgtgttcttctcttctctgatctcttctcttctacttctttaaaCTCAAACATGGTATCATTCGACCAGGGTTCTTTGGGCTTTGCTAGTAATCTTTCCACTATTGGCTTGGCTTCCTCATCTTTCTCTCAATTTCCATCTCTCAATCATGTCATTGCTATAAAATTAACAGATTCAAACTACCTATTATGGAAGTCACAGTTCACCCCTCTTCTTAGAGGATATGACCTATATGACTTGGTCACTGGTGTCTCCACTTGCCCACCTCAATATCTTCTCGCTACAGCAAATACGTCTCCTACAGATCAACAGGGGACTGAAGCATCTACAGACACACCACTACTTAATCCAGCTTACATCACTTGGTAGCGACAAGATCAGCTTATCATGAGTTGGTTAATCTCATCACTATCTAAACCTGTACATACTCAAATCATTGGGTGCACAACATCACATGAAGTTTGGAGCGCGCTCGAAAGCTCCTACAATAGTCTGTCAAGTGCTCGAGTGTTGCAGCTTCGATATCAGTTGCAGACAACCAAACGAGGATCCTCTACAATACAGGAATATTTGTTGAAAGTTAAATCAATCACCGATCTACTTGCAGCCGCTGGTAAGCCTGTAGGTAATGAGGATCTATGTCTCTACACTCTTGCTGGTTTAGGTTCAGAATATAAGGACTTTGTGACTTCGATCACCACCCGCACTGATGTGATCTCATACCCTGACCTACGTGGCATGATCCTTATACAAGAAATCAAACTTCTTGATGCCCAAAAATCCGAAACAAATATCACAGTAAACACTGTTACTACTGCTGATAATAAAGGTGGGCGATCCAATCTTGGTGCCTCCACCCCTCGTGGTGGCAGGTTCCCATATCGGGGTGGCCGGAATGGTCGTGGAGGATACAAATCTGGCTGTCCCCGTCAACCAAATCAAGGGGCAGCAGCTCCATAGCCCCACTCTAAAAATCAGGTTATATGCCAAGTTTGTAACTGTGTTGGCCACAAAGCTCTTGATTGTCGCCAATGCTTTAATCATGCCTACCAGTCCAGTTAGGGTGCTTCCCCACTGGCTGCAAATAATGTTGATTATAATAGAACAGTTGCAACTGACAATACTTGGTTTCCTGATTCTGGTGCAACAAATCACATCACTGCTGACATGGACAACTTAAGCTTATCAACAGAGTACACTGGCACAGATCAGGTTCAAGTCGGAAATGGCTCaggtttgaaaattcttcacACAGGCTCCACTCAAATAATTTCTTCACCCAAAGATTTGATTCTTCCTAAAATATTGCATGTGCCTAACATTACAAGAAACTTGCTTTCTGTTTCTCAGTTTACCAAGGATAATAATGTTCTATTTGAATTTCATCCTGACCGTTTCTTTA is drawn from Telopea speciosissima isolate NSW1024214 ecotype Mountain lineage chromosome 1, Tspe_v1, whole genome shotgun sequence and contains these coding sequences:
- the LOC122649936 gene encoding xyloglucan galactosyltransferase XLT2-like isoform X1, which gives rise to MLQSSEAPHHLQLQSLKRPKTPDSADRKKATLYLIHVYISTHPKAWLIFSILILQLLLLFMVHSLPASVSLRHFSLPRNPVINNSSSGDPCSSGKVYVYDLPPMFNSELSSSCQDLNPWNSRCDVLSNGGFGRRAIGLDGIVPKSLIPAWYWTDQFASEIIFHNRILGHRCRTLDPSSASAFYLPFYAGLAVGKYLWSHSTTHDRDFHCEMLLNWVRDQPFWNRSNGWDHFMMMGRITWDFRRSNDGDWGSSCIYLPAMRNITRLLIERNPWDYFDVGVPYPTGFHPRTESDVRHWQDFVRSRNRTTLFCFAGAARLAFKNDFRGILLQQCRDESDSCRALDCAGSRCSNGSSAILEMFLNSDFCLQPRGDSFTRRSIFDCMVAGSIPVFFWKRTAYYQYEWFLPGEPMSYSVFMDRNEVKNGTSIKRVLERFSREEVRRMRETIIDYIPKFVYAEPKEGLGGIKDAFDVAIDGVLRRFREQWRYKW
- the LOC122649936 gene encoding xyloglucan galactosyltransferase XLT2-like isoform X2 — its product is MLPKTPDSADRKKATLYLIHVYISTHPKAWLIFSILILQLLLLFMVHSLPASVSLRHFSLPRNPVINNSSSGDPCSSGKVYVYDLPPMFNSELSSSCQDLNPWNSRCDVLSNGGFGRRAIGLDGIVPKSLIPAWYWTDQFASEIIFHNRILGHRCRTLDPSSASAFYLPFYAGLAVGKYLWSHSTTHDRDFHCEMLLNWVRDQPFWNRSNGWDHFMMMGRITWDFRRSNDGDWGSSCIYLPAMRNITRLLIERNPWDYFDVGVPYPTGFHPRTESDVRHWQDFVRSRNRTTLFCFAGAARLAFKNDFRGILLQQCRDESDSCRALDCAGSRCSNGSSAILEMFLNSDFCLQPRGDSFTRRSIFDCMVAGSIPVFFWKRTAYYQYEWFLPGEPMSYSVFMDRNEVKNGTSIKRVLERFSREEVRRMRETIIDYIPKFVYAEPKEGLGGIKDAFDVAIDGVLRRFREQWRYKW